In one Sphingobacterium daejeonense genomic region, the following are encoded:
- a CDS encoding TolB family protein — MKHLAASILITICCFFVGCSKEENNGGDNRAEDLYPSELKGTIYYDWATEGILKLSLPDGTGGSFIPDDSKLNNFDISRDGKTKLTVVNASTLGQYDVRFTISDINTGAVVEEFIYNGPGLSAYCKGYLSPDNSLILVTSNEKEDGITVLKRNGEFVSRIVDINGERVDFNVRALWLPDNHFLMTHGDYIIRVAPPYTSGILVKEMDYEDWGELAVDRKGSQLALRIANHIHTMDIDGSNLKQVTNSNFTESEPVFSPDGEYLLLGSYYRYSGEGFGRLWQLSIIPNDGRQYTTNPDAEDNSPGVIPVIWKGKEKIEAGSGQMVWR, encoded by the coding sequence ATGAAACACTTAGCTGCATCGATATTGATCACGATTTGTTGTTTTTTCGTCGGATGCTCCAAAGAGGAAAACAACGGCGGTGACAACCGAGCAGAGGATCTATATCCCTCGGAATTGAAAGGTACCATTTATTACGATTGGGCTACCGAAGGTATACTCAAATTAAGTTTGCCGGACGGGACGGGCGGATCGTTTATTCCCGACGACAGCAAACTCAACAACTTTGATATTTCACGGGATGGAAAGACGAAGCTGACGGTTGTTAACGCCAGCACTTTGGGACAATATGATGTCCGATTCACGATCAGCGATATCAATACAGGGGCCGTCGTTGAGGAATTTATCTATAACGGTCCTGGGCTCAGCGCTTATTGCAAGGGTTATCTCTCGCCGGATAACAGCTTGATTCTGGTCACCTCAAACGAAAAGGAAGACGGTATCACGGTTCTGAAAAGGAATGGTGAGTTTGTTTCCCGGATTGTGGATATCAATGGAGAACGGGTCGATTTTAATGTAAGAGCCCTATGGCTTCCGGACAACCATTTCCTCATGACCCATGGAGATTATATTATCCGTGTTGCTCCCCCTTATACTTCCGGGATTTTGGTCAAGGAAATGGATTATGAAGATTGGGGTGAACTGGCGGTAGATCGGAAGGGTAGCCAGCTCGCACTACGGATCGCCAACCATATCCACACCATGGATATAGATGGGTCCAATCTCAAGCAGGTGACCAACAGCAATTTTACGGAATCTGAGCCAGTATTCTCCCCAGATGGAGAATATCTGCTCCTTGGTAGTTACTATCGATATAGTGGCGAAGGCTTTGGACGATTATGGCAACTGAGCATCATCCCCAATGACGGCAGGCAGTACACTACAAATCCCGATG
- a CDS encoding putative quinol monooxygenase, translated as MLKKNVQFKKIKRYEKLGLLVRLEAKAGKEKNVEEFITSALPLANEEAGTITWYAFRIDSSTFGIYDTFSDEEGRQAHLGGKIAKALMENAPELLAIPPSIEKLDVLAAK; from the coding sequence TTGTTAAAAAAAAATGTTCAATTTAAAAAAATAAAAAGATATGAAAAATTAGGATTATTAGTTCGACTAGAAGCAAAAGCTGGAAAAGAAAAAAACGTTGAAGAGTTTATTACAAGTGCGTTGCCACTTGCTAATGAAGAAGCCGGCACTATTACTTGGTACGCGTTCCGTATTGACTCTTCTACATTTGGCATTTATGACACATTTTCAGATGAAGAAGGCAGACAAGCACATCTTGGTGGTAAGATAGCAAAGGCGCTTATGGAAAATGCACCTGAATTGTTAGCTATTCCGCCATCTATTGAGAAATTGGACGTTTTAGCCGCTAAATAA
- a CDS encoding Ig-like domain-containing protein — protein MFFVKPESLIPQSSNSAERNVRSSQIRIENISNTNTQINHKDGAQGIIFEATATGISQKVDFTFDIVFEQPLIGIMAKKHIKATYDGEVKSEALKVYGGNLQFGKPGVELDNEISAKLTDVLGNPAPNHKIKWKIDDGGGRLQRAESTTDENGIATNKWTLGTTSQQRVEASFLTKDGTEANVIFNALWDLNGTWNAKSIYFTEDHKNWKGDWLKQVFADQKIEYFTMIVENNNTYTFKDAGLVRDLDNNPKVFEKITPSSRLIIGSAEDKIRLNFQALGGSGPAILKYITPNKIQINFDALKGFGTRWHYDRSTTIPYWWTEEIILEKQPLNPSRKSKSNIIHRIVV, from the coding sequence ATGTTTTTTGTAAAACCGGAATCGCTTATTCCACAATCTTCCAATTCTGCTGAGCGAAATGTTAGATCTTCACAAATACGAATTGAAAACATCTCAAATACGAATACACAGATCAACCATAAGGATGGTGCACAAGGAATCATTTTTGAAGCAACAGCGACAGGTATTTCGCAAAAAGTAGATTTTACTTTCGATATTGTTTTTGAACAGCCTTTGATTGGAATAATGGCAAAAAAACATATTAAAGCTACATATGACGGTGAAGTGAAATCGGAAGCACTCAAAGTCTATGGAGGTAATTTGCAGTTCGGAAAACCTGGGGTTGAACTAGACAATGAAATTTCAGCGAAACTAACCGATGTCCTGGGAAATCCTGCTCCTAACCATAAAATAAAATGGAAAATTGATGATGGAGGTGGCAGGCTTCAACGGGCAGAATCAACCACCGATGAAAATGGAATTGCAACCAATAAATGGACCTTGGGAACTACCAGCCAGCAACGTGTAGAAGCATCTTTCCTTACGAAAGATGGAACAGAAGCAAATGTCATCTTCAATGCTTTGTGGGACTTGAACGGAACATGGAACGCAAAATCAATTTATTTCACCGAAGACCATAAAAATTGGAAAGGGGATTGGCTAAAACAGGTGTTTGCAGATCAAAAGATAGAATATTTTACCATGATTGTTGAGAATAATAATACATACACATTCAAAGACGCAGGTCTTGTTCGTGACCTTGATAATAACCCGAAAGTATTTGAGAAGATCACTCCTAGCTCAAGACTCATTATTGGCAGCGCTGAAGATAAAATACGGCTGAATTTTCAAGCGCTGGGGGGATCCGGACCAGCGATTTTAAAATATATCACTCCAAACAAAATTCAGATTAATTTTGATGCCCTCAAAGGCTTTGGAACACGCTGGCATTACGATAGATCAACAACAATTCCATATTGGTGGACCGAAGAAATTATATTGGAGAAACAACCATTAAATCCGTCAAGAAAATCCAAATCAAACATAATCCATAGAATAGTAGTTTAA
- a CDS encoding GT-D fold domain-containing glycosyltransferase, with protein MNIFYKVLNKIDWKLNTSKSKKARVDNNLKVLNFEESINYIINSKCSLARFGDNEFTLMLNGEFLCPRNNSLPYQSADPHLKNRLVNILKDTEIEKYNLKLAVPRTLVDIDQENLTEGSIGFWENYLGELFYKISKFLSKDYLYLNSQISRFYLDDRNKKPSTIENRVSLWKKSVGE; from the coding sequence ATGAATATTTTCTATAAAGTTCTGAATAAAATCGACTGGAAACTCAATACTTCCAAGTCCAAAAAAGCAAGGGTCGACAATAACCTCAAAGTCTTAAATTTTGAAGAAAGCATCAACTATATCATCAATTCAAAATGTTCATTAGCAAGGTTTGGAGATAATGAGTTTACCTTAATGTTGAATGGTGAATTTCTTTGCCCAAGAAACAATTCCTTGCCTTATCAATCTGCCGATCCTCACCTAAAAAACAGACTTGTCAATATTTTAAAAGATACCGAGATTGAGAAATACAATTTGAAATTAGCAGTACCCAGAACTTTAGTAGATATAGATCAAGAAAATCTAACAGAAGGTTCAATCGGTTTTTGGGAGAATTATCTAGGCGAACTGTTTTATAAGATCTCCAAATTCTTGAGTAAGGATTACCTCTACCTGAATTCCCAAATCAGCAGATTCTATTTAGACGACAGAAATAAAAAACCATCTACCATTGAAAACAGAGTCTCATTGTGGAAAAAAAGTGTGGGAGAATGA
- a CDS encoding GT-D fold domain-containing glycosyltransferase gives MWENEDLLIIESKGSGLGKDKTIYQNSKSIQRIECPNSNTYNHYQEIFSAAKELGQNKLIILALGPTATVMAYDLAKEGFRALDLGHLELENYFYQTQATAETEINGIKIGQVETIQNDPLTTMSLS, from the coding sequence GTGTGGGAGAATGAAGATTTGCTAATTATCGAAAGTAAGGGAAGCGGCTTAGGAAAAGACAAAACGATATATCAAAACTCTAAAAGCATTCAAAGGATCGAATGTCCAAACAGCAATACATACAACCATTATCAGGAAATATTTTCAGCAGCTAAGGAATTGGGACAAAACAAACTCATCATACTTGCTTTGGGACCAACAGCTACAGTAATGGCTTATGATTTAGCCAAAGAAGGATTCAGAGCCTTAGACTTGGGCCATTTAGAACTAGAAAATTATTTCTACCAAACCCAAGCAACTGCAGAAACTGAAATCAATGGAATTAAAATTGGCCAAGTTGAAACCATCCAAAATGACCCCCTAACCACAATGTCATTAAGTTAA
- a CDS encoding transposase, translating to MQAKTFYHYDVLNDLVTHACIAPYRTSELTLASHWIEELPVDSIAIYDRYYSTFKMFALHSWQESERKFVIRAKDSLEFVKRFLKTGKVSQVIELAPTQASISGLRQSGFATDSSTRIRIRLVRVELQSTTEVIATNLWQEEGFENDMFGDLYFRRWGVETNISKLKNTMQMESFSGLTVESVEQDFYATVMMSNLHSILIRDAQVQLDRDTSTKKYPKRSTGTNPSEN from the coding sequence GTGCAGGCAAAGACCTTCTATCACTACGATGTGCTGAACGACCTGGTGACCCATGCCTGCATAGCCCCATACCGGACCAGCGAGCTGACCCTGGCCTCCCATTGGATCGAGGAACTGCCCGTGGACTCCATTGCCATCTATGACAGGTACTATTCAACGTTCAAGATGTTCGCGCTCCATAGCTGGCAGGAGAGCGAGCGCAAGTTCGTGATCAGGGCGAAGGATTCGCTAGAGTTTGTCAAGAGGTTCCTGAAGACGGGAAAGGTTTCCCAGGTCATCGAGCTTGCCCCAACCCAGGCCTCCATCAGCGGCCTGCGCCAGAGCGGGTTCGCCACGGACAGCTCAACAAGGATCCGCATACGCTTGGTCAGGGTAGAACTGCAGTCGACCACGGAGGTGATCGCGACCAACCTATGGCAGGAAGAGGGGTTTGAGAACGATATGTTCGGGGACCTGTACTTCAGGCGCTGGGGAGTGGAGACGAACATCTCCAAACTGAAGAATACCATGCAGATGGAATCCTTCAGCGGGCTGACGGTGGAATCCGTCGAGCAGGATTTCTATGCAACGGTGATGATGTCAAACCTGCATTCGATACTGATCAGGGATGCCCAGGTCCAGCTCGACCGCGATACGTCCACGAAAAAGTACCCCAAAAGGTCAACGGGAACAAATCCTTCGGAAAATTAA